From one Magnolia sinica isolate HGM2019 chromosome 18, MsV1, whole genome shotgun sequence genomic stretch:
- the LOC131232314 gene encoding uncharacterized protein LOC131232314 — protein sequence MWVHHDGFQQVVKQAWSSEAADHPMFNILLKMKAVKSALRTWNKDVFGNIFTKIKEDKAKLADLELKMSSGPVLDTVDENHLNLHQAEKEELKNLYLLEEIFWKQKSTVHWLVEGDRNTRLFHSVATEKQRRMSIRFIDLLDDCRLHDLPDFKVATVDHFSDLFVTGNTLLSPDLLHVIPSIISQEHNNRLLQSPSLREVQQAVMVIPSNEASGPDGFSSSFFKACRDTIGADLHRATEFIFQGGSFPRAVTATLIYLIPKHAAPKAFSDFPPIGLCNRLYKIIANVISPRLSLVLPELVSP from the coding sequence ATGTGGGTTCACCACGATGGTTTCCAGCAGGTAGTTAAACAGGCATGGAGCTCGGAAGCAGCGGACCATCCTATGTTCAACATCCTCCTCAAGATGAAGGCAGTCAAGAGCGCTCTCAGGACTTGGAACAAGGATGTTTTCGGCAACATCTTCACCAAGATCAAGGAAGATAAGGCCAAATTAGCAGACCTGGAGCTGAAGATGTCATCCGGCCCTGTCCTTGACACTGTTGATGAAAACCACCTCAATCTCCATCAGGCAGAGAAGGAAGAATTGAAGAATCTATATCTGTTAGAAGAGATATTCTGGAAGCAGAAATCCACGGTGCATTGGCTCGTAGAGGGAGACAGAAACACAAGACTTTTTCATTCCGTTGCCACTGAGAAACAGCGTCGGATGTCCATCAGATTCATCGACCTTCTTGATGATTGCAGATTGCACGATCTTCCAGACTTTAAAGTGGCAACTGTGGACCATTTCTCTGATCTGTTTGTAACAGGTAACACTCTGTTATCCCCTGATTTACTTCATGTTATTCCATCTATCATTTCACAGGAGCACAACAACCGTCTgctacaatctccctctttgcgCGAAGTTCAGCAGGCTGTAATGGTCATTCCTAGCAACGAAGCGTCGGGCCCAGATGGTTTCTCTAGTAGTTTTTTCAAAGCCTGTCGGGATACTATTGGGGCAGACCTTCACAGGGCTACAGAGTTCATCTTCCAGGGTGGAAGCTTCCCTAGAGCAGTTACGGCCACCCTCATCTATCTGATTCCCAAACACGCTGCTCCAAAAGCCTTCTCTGATTTCCCCCCAATCGGTCTCTGTAACCGTCTATACAAGATCATCGCTAACGTCATTTCTCCCCGTCTAAGCTTAGTGCTTCCTGAGCTAGTCTCCCCCTGA